Within Rothia sp. ZJ932, the genomic segment ACGATGTGGGTTGAGACAGGGGAAGCGTGCCGAGGATGCAGAGTTATCTCGTAAACGCTCTCTGCAAAACAATAAGTGCAGAATCTAAGCGCACTGACTTCGCTCTCGCTGCCTAAGCGCGACTAGCGAATCTGCTGGCCTGAGCTTGCCTTTAGCTCAGCTCCCAGTATCAGTTTAAAAGGCCACTGCTTCTTGCCCTCGTCGTAGGGGTAAGAGGAACACTTATACGAATAGGTTTGGCAGCATCTGTGTTTGTGCAAATGCTGGAGCCGAAAAGTACCGTTACGCAAACTGCGCACGGAGAAGACCTGACGATGTCACATCGGACCGGGGTTCGATTCCCCGCATCTCCACCATGAGAAAAGCTCGGGCACTCACTGTAGTGAGTGCCCGAGCTTTTTCTTTTTTGGATTTTTGGATTCGGGCAGGCTATAGAGAGAACCGGTAGCCGGCACCCCGCACTGTTGTTAGTAATTCTGAATCGTAGGGCACGTCAATCTTCTGCCGTAGTTTGCGTACATACACTTCAACGATATTGTCGTTGCTCTCAAAGTGAGAACCTCACACATTATCAAGGCTCTCTGCTTGCGAAAGCACCATGCCAGGGGTGTACATGAAGAAATACAACTGAGTACCGGAATCCACCGTGCTTCCGGTAGTCTTTTATGATTTCTTTACTTTTCGATATGTTTCTGCGCCCACGCCACCGCCTGCTCAAGGCGGTGGGCATCGGCGTAAATAGCAGAATCGCCGTGTTCAGCACCGTCAACAAGCACTAACTCCGTATCAATACCGCGGCGCTGCAAGACACTGTGTATTTTCGAGGACTGATTCCACGGCACGCAGGTATCTCCGGTTCCATGAATCAAATAGAGCGGGGCATACCCGGTGGTGGCAGTTTGGGCATAATCAAGTGGATGCGCGCTCGCCCACGCTTTTTCAGCCGCAGTTCCGGTGGGGGCAGGGTAGGTGCTGCCCAGTAGACGCCATTCAGCACCGTCATCTTCGGGGTGGTCATAGGGCATACCTAACGCAACGCGGTCGTTAAAAATAGTGCGTAAGTCGCTGACCCCGTAAATACTGAGACCTGCGGTAATAGCAGAAGAGGGCGCGTCCTCGGCTTTCTCGCCTTCAAGGTACTTATCTAAGTGATTAGCAGTACCCGCTAGCAACGTGGTGAGGTGCCCCCCAGCGGAGCCACCGGCGGCAAAAATATGTGCAGGATCAATATTGAAGTGCTCAGCATTAGTTCTGAAGAACCGCACGGCTGCTTTAACATCGTGTAGCTGCGCGGGAAACTTCGCCTCGTGCGAGAGCCTGTAATTGATGGAAGCTACCGCAAACCCAGCCTGAGTGAACTCGATGCGTAGTTTATGAACGCCGGAGGGCGAGAACCGGGCAACTTCCTTATCGCCAAAACGCCAAGCACCGCCGTGAATATAAATCAGCAGAGGAGCGGGCGAAGAAACAGGAACAGAAAGCGGCGGGTAGAAATCATAGGAACGTGAAGTATCTTGATGATCGGTATAAAACCCTGAGTGAGTAGCAGTTGCCATAAAAGCCTTTTGTCATTGAAACGGCAAGAAGTTTTATAGGGTATAGCCTACCCCTCCATCCGACACAAATCGCTGAGGTGCGGGCAGCTACCGGTTCAATGCAAACTGCTTCTGCCTGCAAAAATTTGTTTCCTCACTTGGAAATAAAAATCCCAGCGCAGAAATTTCTGCACTGGGAATGTTTGTACCCCCGAAAGGAATCGAACCTTCGACACCAGGTACCGGAAACCTGTGCTCTATCCACTGAGCTACGGGGGCTTATTTAGTTTTTGTATCAACTACCGTAGCTTCAGTGGATGTCACAGCTTTCACTGTGTTCTACGCCTTGATTTTTGTTTCCTCGCTCGCTCGGAAAATCAACGCGTAGCTGAGCTACGGGGGCATCTTGCTTGGAAAACCCCAAACAATACCCGTCATCCTATCACTTTTTCGTCTCATTGACTAAGCGCTGGCTGTGTGCGCTGGCGGGGGTTGGGTAGACTGGTGTGCATGACTCCCGAAGAATTATCACTTGCTATTGAAAACAGCCTTAATGAGGCTATTACCCAGGGTGAACTGACCCTGGTGGACGGCACTGAACTGCCTGCTGTGAAGGTTGAACGCCCGAAGAACCGCGACCACGGTGACTGGGCGACCAACGTCGCTTTGCAGCTTTCTAAGAAGGTGGGCAAAAACCCGCGCGAGGTTGCGACTTTGCTTGCTGCTCGTATTGAACAGATTGCCGGTGTGGCTGGTGTTGATATTGCGGGCCCTGGCTTTTTGAATATTGTGTTGGATGCTGCTGCTGCCGGTGAACTGGCGAAGACCGTTGTCGAGGCGGGGCAGAGCTTTGGTACCAATGATGAGCTTTCCGGTAAAACCATTAACCTTGAATTTGTGTCTGCTAATCCGACCGGCCCCATTCATTTGGGCGGTACCCGCTGGGCTGCGGTGGGCGATTCAATGGCGCGTATTCTTGAAGCATCCGGTGCCAAGATTGTGCGTGAATACTACTTCAATGACCACGGTAACCAGATTGACCGTTTTGCTCGTTCCCTGCTGGCACGCGCGAAGAATGAGGCAGCCCCTGAAGACGGCTATGGTGGCGAGTACATCACCGATATCGCTGATCGTGTGATGGACGCTAACCCCGGCGTCCTTGAATCTGAGGATCCGCAGGAGGGCTTCCGCGCCGCAGGTGTTGAGTTTATGTTTGAGGATATTAAAAAATCGCTGCACGAATTCGGTGTGGATTTCGATGTTTACTTCCATGAGAATTCCCTGTTCGAGAACGGTAAGGTTGATGAGCTTCTGGAGAAGCTCAAAGAGTCTGAGAACCTTTACCTGAAGGACGGCGCATGGTGGCTGAAATCTACCGATTTTGGTGACGATAAGGACCGTGTTGTTATTAAATCTGACGGTAATGCCGCCTACATCGCCGGCGATATTGCGTACTTCCAAGACAAGACGAAGCGCGCAGAGAACCCCGCTGATCTGGCAATTTACATGCTGGGCGCTGACCACCACGGTTATGTGGCACGTTTGAAAGCTGCTGCTGCGGCTTTGGGTGATGACCCTGATATGGTGGAGGTCATGATCGGTCAGATGGTGAACCTTGTCAAGGACGGCAAGCCCATTCGTATGTCAAAGCGTGCCGGTACTGTCGTTACTTTAGAAGACCTGGTAGAGATTGTGGGCGTGGACGCCGCGCGTTACTCCCTGACCCGTTACTCGGTAGATTCAAACATTGATATTGACCTTGATTTGCTCACCAAGCAGTCAAATGAAAACCCTGTTTTCTATGTGCAGTACGCGCATGCTCGTACCTGTGCTGTGGCGCGTAACGCTGCTGCCGCCGGTGTTGAGCGTAGCTCTTTCGATGCGTCCTTGCTTGACTCCAACGCCGATTCAGCATTGTTGGCAGCTTTGGGGCAGTTCCCGGCGACCGTCAAAGAGGCAGCGAACTTCCGCGAGCCGCACCGCGTTGCCCGCTACTTGGAGACCTTGGCGGGTGCTTACCACCGCTGGTACGGTGCTTCTCGTGTTGCACCTCAGGGAGATGAAGAAATTACTGACCTGCACCGCACCCGTTTGTGGCTCAACGATGCTGCTCGTCAGGTTCTTGCTAATGGTTTGGGTCTGTTGGGTGTTACTGCGCCGGAGAAGATGTAAATGGGTGCTGAGGCAGCTTTGTACAAGCCTGAGTGGCTGACGTACCCGGAGTATCCCGAGGCACTGGATCGCCGTATCTGGACTTCCTCTTTTGCTCGTGACGATAGCGGTGAGCTTACCGTCGATGGCGTAAAAGTCAGCCAGCTGGTGCAGGAGTTCGGTACTCCCGAGTACGTTTTTTCTGAAGATACCTTCAGAGCACGTGCTCGCGAGTTCCGCGCTGCCTTTGAGGGCGCGTTTGCTCCCTTTGGTGCGGAGGTTTCGGTCTACTACGCAGGTAAGGCTTTTTTGACCACTGCTGTTGCTGCGTGGGCAAAAGAAGAGGGGCTGAACCTTGATACAGCTTCAGGTGGTGAGTTGGGTATTGCCTTGTGTGCGCAGGTCCCGGGGGAGCGCATTGCTTTGCACGGCAACAACAAGTCCGTGGCTGAGATTCGCCGCGCTTTGGAGAACAAGGTGGGTCGTATTGTTGCTGACTCTGTTCCTGAGGTGCAGCTGATCGCTCAGGTTGCCGCTGAGATGGGGGTTGTAGCCCCTGTGATGCTTCGGGTGACTCCCGGTGTACACGCGTCCACTCACGACTTTATTGCTACCGCCCACGAAGACCAGAAGTTCGGTCAGTCCCTGGTAGAAGGTACGAGCGGTCTCTCTGGTCTGGCGCTGGAAGACCTGCTGGAACTTGGTCTTGATGCCAATGATTGCTACGCGGCGATTTCTGTGGCGATAGCTCACCGTGAACCTTCCCTTGATTTGCGCGGTCTGCACTGCCACATTGGTTCTCAGATTTTTGAGGCTGACGGCTTTGGCAAAGCAGCTGAAAAGGTGCTGGACTTCATGCACGAGATGAACCAACGCTTTAGTATTACTATGCCCGAGATTGACCTTGGCGGTGGCTACGGTATTGGTTACACTGAGGCGGATCATCCGCGCGGTGCTGCCGAAATAGCTCAGTCTTTGGCGCAGATGGTGGCTGATACTTGCACCCGTTTGGGCATGAAGATTCCGCACCTCTCCTTTGAACCGGGGCGTTCTATCGCTGGTCCTTCGGGTATTACGCTTTACACGGTTGGCACTATCAAGAACGTCTCTATCGAGGATGAAAACGGTGACACTCGAGTGCGTCGCTATGTTTCGGTCGATGGTGGTATGAGCGATAATGCGCGTCCGGTTCTCTACGAATCTGACTACACTGCAACCCTTGCCAACCGTGCCCCGCGCGGTAGCCAGGTGCTCTCACGCGTGGTGGGTAAGCACTGCGAATCAGGCGATATCGTGGTGCGTTACGTTTACCTGCCAGAAGACCTGAGGGCAGGAGACATCTTGGCAGTACCCGCTACCGGTGCTTACTGCTTCGCGCTGAGTTCAAACTACAATTACCTCACCAAACCCGGTGTGGTAGCAACCAGTGCCCAGCACGCTCCGCGCGAAATCGTTCGCCGCGAGACAGAAGAAGATATGTTGGCGCGCGATATGGGTATTGTTTAGAACCATCATCTGCGTACTGCGCCCGTAATACGGTAACAGTGCAGCACAAACTCTAGTGGGGGAGCCATCTAAAAGGTTCACCCGCTAGAGTTATCAGTACATCGTCCATCAACGAGTTATTAGCTGATTTTTCGGAGTTTTATTTATGAGTGACCCCCAGCCCATCAAAGTAGCCCTCTTGGGCGCAGGTAACGTCGGTGCGCAGGTTGCGCGTATGTTGATGGATGACGCTTCGGTGCTGTCTCAGCGTATTGGTACCGGTGTGGAGCTTATTGGTATTGCTGTGCGCGATACTGCGGCCCCTCGCCAGGTTGATATTGATTCTTCTTTGCTCACAACCAATGCGGACGCTTTGATTGACGCCGCCGATGTGGTGATTGAGCTGACCGGTGGTATTGAACCGGCGCGCACTCGTATTCTTCGTGCCCTCAATGCCGGTAAGTCGGTGGTTTCCGGTAATAAAGCGTTGCTGGCTAAGCACGGTATGGAGCTGCAAGCAGCTGCTAATAAAACCGGTGCCCAGCTATCTTACGAGGCAGCAGTTGCCGGTGCTATTCCGATTATTCGCCCCTTGCGCGATTCGTTGGCAGGCGATCATGTAACCCGCGTCTTGGGCATTATGAACGGCACCACCAACTACATTCTCGATCAGATGGACACCACCGGCGCTCAGTTCTCGGACGCGCTGGCTGAGGCGCAGCGTCTTGGCTACGCTGAAGCTGACCCCACCGCTGATGTTGAGGGTCACGACGCAGCGTCCAAGGCAGCTATTGTTGCTTCCCTTGCCTTCCACTCAGAATTCACTATCGACGATGTTCACATCGAAGGTATTACTTCTATCAGCGCCGAAGACGTTAAAGCGGCAGCTGATGATGGTTTTGTCATCAAATTGCTGGCAGTGTGCGAACGTGACGGTGAGGGCGTTAACATTCGAGTGAATCCCATGTTGATTCCCCGCGAGCATCCGCTGGCATCGGTTCACGATGCTTACAACGCCGTTTTTGTGCAGGCTGATAACGCGGGTGAGCTTATGTTCTACGGTCCCGGTGCAGGTGGGGCACCTACGGCGTCCGCTGTACTGGGTGACTTCGTATCGATTGCCCGCCGCATGGTCTTGGGCGGTCCCGGTATTCCTGAGTCTTCCCACGCGTCCCTTGTAGCAACTAGCCTGTCTAATGTTGTTTCGCGTTTCTCCGTTGGTCTGCAGGTTGATGACAAGCTGGGTGTACTGGCTGATATTACCCGCATTTTCTCAGAACACTCTGTCTCGATTCAGACCATCCGTCAGACCCGTACCGGCGGTAGCGCTGATAATAAAATGGCGACCATTCGTATCATTACGCACCGCGCGACCAACGAGAATCTCACCAAGTGTATGGCTGTGGTAGATGCGCTGGGCACCGTGCGTAAGATTACCAGCGTCATTCGTGTTGAGGGCGAGTAGCGGCATAGTCCGCGCGATAGTTTTTGATAGATAAAGGTGAAGTTTCAGTGTCTGTTCTGCCTATGATTGATGGTTCTGATGAGGCTCAGTATTCCCCGGATATCATTCCGGTGGGTGCTAGCGTCACAGTCAGTGTTCCCGCTTCAAGCGCAAACCTGGGGCCGGGGTATGATTCCCTGGGCGTCTCGTTAGCGTACTTTGATGAACTGACGGTAACCCGCATTGAACAGGGACTGGAATTTGAGCTGACAGGTGAGGGCTCAGACGAGGTTCCCCACGACGAGACCCACCTAGTCATCAAGGCAATGCAGACTGCTTGGAAGGCAGTGGGGCTCTTCGAGTTGCCCGGCTTGCGCTTGAAAGCTGAGAACAAGATTCCTCATTCACGGGGCATGGGGTCATCTGCCTCTGCGATTGTCGCAGGTGTGGTGGCGGCGAATGCTTTGCTGCCCCAAGAGGTTCAGCTTGATGCCGATGCTGTTTTACAGATTTGTTCGGGAATGGAAGGGCACCCTGATAACGTGGCGCCCTCACTGTACGGTAACCTCGTGATTTCTTACGGTGATGAGGAAGGCTGGCACTCGCTACCTGTTGCCGTGCATGAGAGAATCAAACCCGTGGTTGCCGTTCCCGATTACGAGGTGCCTACCAAGGTTGCTCGTGGTCTGATTCCCGAAACCGTACCGCACCGCGATGCTGCCGCGAATTCAGGACGCGCGGCACTGCTGACCCAGGCTTTGAGCAGCTCACCGGAGTTTATGGTGGCGGCAACCAAGGATTTGCTGCACCAGTCCTACCGAGCTACCGCTATGAAGCCTAGCGCGGCGCTGGTGGCGGTTCTGCGCGGTCACGGCTACCCGGCTGTTATTTCAGGTGCTGGTCCCACAGTCATGGTGTTTGCCCGCGGCGAGGAAGAACGCGCGTCCGTTATAGCGACTATTGAGAATTTCGCGGCAACCGCCCCTGCCTCGGTCTACCATGATCGCCGTCTCACCTGGCGTGTGCTGCCGGTGGAAATTGATACGCAAGGTGTTATAGTTACTAGAGCACAGTAAGCCGCTGGTTTCTTGACTCAAGACGCGACCGGCTTGATGTGCTTGAGACAGGCGCTCACTCTTGAGGGCATCTGATATCACTTATAAGTTTATGCGTGCGGTTCTCAGTGTACAGATAATTATCTATACCTACCGCACTGAGTAGATGCGTTTCCTTGATGCGCTCACTTGACTCATAAACTTTCAAATGCATCGGTCATGCGAAAAAACATAGCCGTGTTCGCACGCTCCGCTGATTTGAAACGCCCGCTGATGAGTTTGTGGTCAGCGCATGGCACTAACACCCGCTCTTTGTAGCACCGGGCACCCGGTTCATTGAATTTGGATGTCATGCCCGTGTTGGGATTTCGCCTGAGGTGACGCCCACCGGCAAAGAACGTTTATGCTTTATGTTTCTTACACATAATTGCTACGCAAATAGACATCGCTTGCTATAGCGATGTCCGGGTGTGTCTTCTGAAATCGCACCGTCATATCACTACATTTTCCACATAAAGAGGGAAGGAACCTTCGTGGCTGAATCTACCGACCAGACAACTGGCGCGGAAATTACCGACAACAAATCATCAAGCCTGAGCAGCCTGAAATTGGCTCAACTTCAGTCTTTGGCATCGCAGTTGGGCATTGTTGGCGCTCGTCGACTGCGTAAATCAAACTTGGTGGAGGCTATTGCAGCCCACCAGCGTGGTTCCTCCGTCGCAGATCGTGCCGAAGAAACTCAGGCACCTGCTGAAAAACCTGCTCGCAAGCGCGCAGCTCAGGCAAAGGCATCAGAAACTGCTGATGAGAACACCCAGCAGAACACTGAAGCATCACAGGGCGAGGTAACAGCGGAGGACGCTAAGCCCGTTCGCAAGCGCCGCGGTAACCGCCGCGCCACCAGCAACGCTTTAGCTGAAAATCAGGAATCAGCAACCGAAAAGGGTACTCAGGAAAGCGGTGAGCAGAAGGATGCTTCTATCGACGCTGTTGCTCGTGAGGGTGCAGAATTATCAGATGATTCCACCGAAAACACAACTAACCGCCGTACCCGTACCCGCTCAGACCGCCGCCGCAAAAAGAGCGACGATAACAGCGAGGCAACAGAGACTCAGGATTCTTCACAGCCGTCCAAGTCCTCCAACGAGTCATCAGATTCAGCAGAGAAGACTGAGAACAACGATGGTGCTGACGAGAAGTCAGAGAAGAATAACCGCAACGAGCGTTCTGAACGCCGTACCCGCCGTGAGCGCCCCCAGCGCAACAACCGTGAAGACCGCTCAGAAGACAAGTCTGAGAAGTACGACAGGTCAGAACGCCCGAACCGCGATGACCGTAGCAATCGCGATGACCGCAACAACGGCCCGGACGATAACGACCGCCGCGAGCGCCGCAACCGCAATCGCCGCGACCGCAACCAGGAACGCCGCGACCGCCGTAACCGTCGCGGTGATAACGATGAACCCGAGATTTCAGAGGATGACGTTCTAGTACCTGTGGCCGGTATCTTGGACGTTCTTGATAACTACGCTTTTGTTCGTACCTCAGGCTGGCTGCCCGGCCCCAACGACGTTTACGTTTCTTTGGCGCAGGTCAAGCGTTACGGTCTGCGTAAGGGCGATGCCGTGGTGGGTGCTATTCGTGCTCTGCGTGAAGGTGAGAATCAGAACAACTCACGTCAGAAGTTCAACGCTCTGGTGCAGCTGACCTCTATCAACGGTCTGACCCCTGAAGAATCAGCTCAGCGCCGTGATTTTGCGAAGCTGACCCCGCTCTACCCCAAGGAGCGTCTGCGCCTTGAGACTGAGCCTAAGAAGCTGGGCACCCGCGTCGTTGACTTGGTTGCACCGATTGGTAAGGGTCAGCGCGGTCTGATTGTCTCACCTCCTAAGGCAGGTAAGACCCTTATGCTGCAGTCTATTGCTAACGCAATTACTACCAACAACCCTGAGGTTCACTTGATGATGGTGCTCGTTGATGAGCGTCCTGAAGAAGTAACCGATATGAAGCGCACTGTTAAGGGTGAGGTTATCGCCTCAACCTTTGACCGCCCCGCCGAAGATCACACCACCGTGGCTGAACTTGCTATTGAGCGCGCTAAGCGCTTGGTAGAACAGGGTCACGACGTTGTTGTGCTGCTCGATTCAATGACCCGTTTGGGACGCGCCTACAACCTAGCGGCTCCTGCGTCTGGTCGTATTCTCTCGGGCGGCGTTGATTCTGCTGCGCTCTACCCGCCCAAGAAATTCTTCGGTGCTGCACGCAACATCGAGGAGGGCGGCTCACTCACCATTTTGGCAACCGCTTTGGTAGAAACCGGTTCAAAGATGGACGAAGTCATCTTCGAAGAGTTCAAGGGCACCGGTAACATGGAGCTGCGTCTTTCACGTCAGCTTGCTGATAAGCGCATCTTCCCCGCTGTTGATGTCAACGGCTCAGGTACCCGCCGCGAAGAGAACCTGCTTTCTGGTGAAGAAGTCAAGATTATGTGGGGTCTGCGCCGCGTCCTTGCAGGTATGGAACAGGAACAGGCACTGAACCTGCTGACCTCACGCCTGCGTGAGACCGGTTCAAACGTTGAGTTCTTGCTCGCTGTGCAGAAGTCACAGCTCAATAAGAACCACGACTAACCGGCGGCGTTCGTCACTGTTTATAGACGCTACCTTGCTGATACCCCCTTCAGTAAGGTAGCGCCCTACCCGGTTCATTCCCGATCATTTTTTGTGGTTTGCTGCGGCTGCCACCTTTTACATCTACAAGAAAGCATGAACAATGTTTGATTCCATTCAGACTCTGCTTGATGAACACGCTGAGCTGCAGAAACAGCTGGCTGACCCCGCGGTACACGCCGATCAGGGTAAAGCGCGTAAACTGGGCCGTCGTTACGCCGAACTTAACGGCATCGTAGAGGCACACACCCGTTATCAAGGTATCAAGGGCGATCTCGAAGCTGCTCAGGAGATGGCTGATGAAGATTCCGATTTTGCTGCTGAGGTCGAAGAGCTCGAAGCTGCTTTGCCCGCGGCAGAAGAGAAGTTGCGCCGTTTGTTGATTCCCCGTGACCCGGACGATGGCCGTAACGTCATTCTTGAAGTTAAGGGCGGTGAAGGCGGCGATGAGGCTTCACTTTTCGCTGGCGATTTGCTGCGTATGTACACTCGTTACGCTGAGTCTAAGGGCTGGAAGACCGAAATCATCGAGTCGAATATGACCGATGTGGGCGGCTACAAGGACGTTCAGGTAGCTATTAAGGGTAACTCCAATGATCCTGCTGAAGGCGTTTGGGCGCACCTCAAGTATGAAGGTGGTGTACACCGTGTGCAGCGCGTTCCCGCGACCGAATCGCAGGGACGCATTCATACCTCGGCTGCCGGTGTGCTGGTCTTCCCCGAAGTTGATGAGCCCGATGAAATCGCTATCAACCAGAATGATTTGAAGATTGATGTTTACCGTTCGTCAGGTCCCGGCGGTCAGTCAGTGAACACCACTGATTCCGCTGTTCGTATTACCCACTTGCCTACCGGCATTGTGGTTGCGATGCAGAACGAGAAGTCGCAGCTGCAGAACCGCGAAGCGGCAATGCGCGTGTTGCGTGCTCGTTTGCTGGCGCACCAGCAGGAACAGATTGATGCTGAGAACGCTGCCCACCGTGCCTCTCAGGTGCGTACCATGGACCGTTCCGAGCGCATCCGCACCTACAATTACCCCGAAAACCGTATTGCTGATCACCGCACCGGCTACAAGGCGTACAACCTTGACGCTGTGATTGATGGTGCTCTGGAGCCTGTGATTCAGTCTGCCATTGAGATGGATGAAGCTCACCGTCTTGAGGCACTGGGCCAGGAGAAATAAAACTCAGTGACTGATTTTCAGATACAGCCCGGTGAAGAACTAGATTCAGCTCTTCGCCGGGCTGGCGCTTTTCTTATTTCTGCTGGCATTGAATCTGCGATGGTTGATGCTCAGCTTTTGGCTGCTCACCTTGTGAGCGCTGAGCTGGGGGAGAGCGTGTCGCGTGGACGTGTGCAGGCGCTCGCTCTGTCAGGAGCGCAGGTGCCTCCCGGTTTTGCGGAGCTGGTGAGTCAACGTGCCCAACGTGTTCCTTTGCAGCATTTGACCGGTGTTGCTTACTTTCGTCATCTGGAGCTGAACGTGGGACCGGGAGTTTTTACCCCGCGTCCTGAGACTGAGTTGTTGGTCGATCACGCACTGAACGCCTTGGAGCGGTTCAAGGCGCAGGGTGTAGGTAAGCCTGTGGTGGTTGATTTGTGTACCGGCTCTGGTGCCATCGCTGCTGCTCTTGCCACGGAGTTTCCTGCTGCTACCGTTCACGCGGTAGAGCTGAGTGCGGAGGCATATGAGTGGGCACATCTGAACCTTGAACCGTTGGGAGTCGATCTGCGCCGGGGCGATGCAACGGTTGCGTGTGAGGATTTGCTGGGAGAAGTTGATGCGGTGGCAACCAACCCACCCTATATTCCAACGGGTGCTGTTCCGAAAGACCCTGAGGTGCGTGAGCACGATCCTCAGATAGCGCTCTACGGTGGTAGC encodes:
- a CDS encoding alpha/beta hydrolase; amino-acid sequence: MATATHSGFYTDHQDTSRSYDFYPPLSVPVSSPAPLLIYIHGGAWRFGDKEVARFSPSGVHKLRIEFTQAGFAVASINYRLSHEAKFPAQLHDVKAAVRFFRTNAEHFNIDPAHIFAAGGSAGGHLTTLLAGTANHLDKYLEGEKAEDAPSSAITAGLSIYGVSDLRTIFNDRVALGMPYDHPEDDGAEWRLLGSTYPAPTGTAAEKAWASAHPLDYAQTATTGYAPLYLIHGTGDTCVPWNQSSKIHSVLQRRGIDTELVLVDGAEHGDSAIYADAHRLEQAVAWAQKHIEK
- the argS gene encoding arginine--tRNA ligase — protein: MTPEELSLAIENSLNEAITQGELTLVDGTELPAVKVERPKNRDHGDWATNVALQLSKKVGKNPREVATLLAARIEQIAGVAGVDIAGPGFLNIVLDAAAAGELAKTVVEAGQSFGTNDELSGKTINLEFVSANPTGPIHLGGTRWAAVGDSMARILEASGAKIVREYYFNDHGNQIDRFARSLLARAKNEAAPEDGYGGEYITDIADRVMDANPGVLESEDPQEGFRAAGVEFMFEDIKKSLHEFGVDFDVYFHENSLFENGKVDELLEKLKESENLYLKDGAWWLKSTDFGDDKDRVVIKSDGNAAYIAGDIAYFQDKTKRAENPADLAIYMLGADHHGYVARLKAAAAALGDDPDMVEVMIGQMVNLVKDGKPIRMSKRAGTVVTLEDLVEIVGVDAARYSLTRYSVDSNIDIDLDLLTKQSNENPVFYVQYAHARTCAVARNAAAAGVERSSFDASLLDSNADSALLAALGQFPATVKEAANFREPHRVARYLETLAGAYHRWYGASRVAPQGDEEITDLHRTRLWLNDAARQVLANGLGLLGVTAPEKM
- a CDS encoding diaminopimelate decarboxylase; translated protein: MGAEAALYKPEWLTYPEYPEALDRRIWTSSFARDDSGELTVDGVKVSQLVQEFGTPEYVFSEDTFRARAREFRAAFEGAFAPFGAEVSVYYAGKAFLTTAVAAWAKEEGLNLDTASGGELGIALCAQVPGERIALHGNNKSVAEIRRALENKVGRIVADSVPEVQLIAQVAAEMGVVAPVMLRVTPGVHASTHDFIATAHEDQKFGQSLVEGTSGLSGLALEDLLELGLDANDCYAAISVAIAHREPSLDLRGLHCHIGSQIFEADGFGKAAEKVLDFMHEMNQRFSITMPEIDLGGGYGIGYTEADHPRGAAEIAQSLAQMVADTCTRLGMKIPHLSFEPGRSIAGPSGITLYTVGTIKNVSIEDENGDTRVRRYVSVDGGMSDNARPVLYESDYTATLANRAPRGSQVLSRVVGKHCESGDIVVRYVYLPEDLRAGDILAVPATGAYCFALSSNYNYLTKPGVVATSAQHAPREIVRRETEEDMLARDMGIV
- a CDS encoding homoserine dehydrogenase; amino-acid sequence: MSDPQPIKVALLGAGNVGAQVARMLMDDASVLSQRIGTGVELIGIAVRDTAAPRQVDIDSSLLTTNADALIDAADVVIELTGGIEPARTRILRALNAGKSVVSGNKALLAKHGMELQAAANKTGAQLSYEAAVAGAIPIIRPLRDSLAGDHVTRVLGIMNGTTNYILDQMDTTGAQFSDALAEAQRLGYAEADPTADVEGHDAASKAAIVASLAFHSEFTIDDVHIEGITSISAEDVKAAADDGFVIKLLAVCERDGEGVNIRVNPMLIPREHPLASVHDAYNAVFVQADNAGELMFYGPGAGGAPTASAVLGDFVSIARRMVLGGPGIPESSHASLVATSLSNVVSRFSVGLQVDDKLGVLADITRIFSEHSVSIQTIRQTRTGGSADNKMATIRIITHRATNENLTKCMAVVDALGTVRKITSVIRVEGE
- the thrB gene encoding homoserine kinase yields the protein MIDGSDEAQYSPDIIPVGASVTVSVPASSANLGPGYDSLGVSLAYFDELTVTRIEQGLEFELTGEGSDEVPHDETHLVIKAMQTAWKAVGLFELPGLRLKAENKIPHSRGMGSSASAIVAGVVAANALLPQEVQLDADAVLQICSGMEGHPDNVAPSLYGNLVISYGDEEGWHSLPVAVHERIKPVVAVPDYEVPTKVARGLIPETVPHRDAAANSGRAALLTQALSSSPEFMVAATKDLLHQSYRATAMKPSAALVAVLRGHGYPAVISGAGPTVMVFARGEEERASVIATIENFAATAPASVYHDRRLTWRVLPVEIDTQGVIVTRAQ
- the rho gene encoding transcription termination factor Rho: MAESTDQTTGAEITDNKSSSLSSLKLAQLQSLASQLGIVGARRLRKSNLVEAIAAHQRGSSVADRAEETQAPAEKPARKRAAQAKASETADENTQQNTEASQGEVTAEDAKPVRKRRGNRRATSNALAENQESATEKGTQESGEQKDASIDAVAREGAELSDDSTENTTNRRTRTRSDRRRKKSDDNSEATETQDSSQPSKSSNESSDSAEKTENNDGADEKSEKNNRNERSERRTRRERPQRNNREDRSEDKSEKYDRSERPNRDDRSNRDDRNNGPDDNDRRERRNRNRRDRNQERRDRRNRRGDNDEPEISEDDVLVPVAGILDVLDNYAFVRTSGWLPGPNDVYVSLAQVKRYGLRKGDAVVGAIRALREGENQNNSRQKFNALVQLTSINGLTPEESAQRRDFAKLTPLYPKERLRLETEPKKLGTRVVDLVAPIGKGQRGLIVSPPKAGKTLMLQSIANAITTNNPEVHLMMVLVDERPEEVTDMKRTVKGEVIASTFDRPAEDHTTVAELAIERAKRLVEQGHDVVVLLDSMTRLGRAYNLAAPASGRILSGGVDSAALYPPKKFFGAARNIEEGGSLTILATALVETGSKMDEVIFEEFKGTGNMELRLSRQLADKRIFPAVDVNGSGTRREENLLSGEEVKIMWGLRRVLAGMEQEQALNLLTSRLRETGSNVEFLLAVQKSQLNKNHD
- the prfA gene encoding peptide chain release factor 1: MFDSIQTLLDEHAELQKQLADPAVHADQGKARKLGRRYAELNGIVEAHTRYQGIKGDLEAAQEMADEDSDFAAEVEELEAALPAAEEKLRRLLIPRDPDDGRNVILEVKGGEGGDEASLFAGDLLRMYTRYAESKGWKTEIIESNMTDVGGYKDVQVAIKGNSNDPAEGVWAHLKYEGGVHRVQRVPATESQGRIHTSAAGVLVFPEVDEPDEIAINQNDLKIDVYRSSGPGGQSVNTTDSAVRITHLPTGIVVAMQNEKSQLQNREAAMRVLRARLLAHQQEQIDAENAAHRASQVRTMDRSERIRTYNYPENRIADHRTGYKAYNLDAVIDGALEPVIQSAIEMDEAHRLEALGQEK